In Thermodesulfobacteriota bacterium, a single genomic region encodes these proteins:
- a CDS encoding efflux transporter outer membrane subunit — protein sequence MRRYLLYGLLLFTVLMPGCMMGPDYRKPPVDAPGAFIYGGEGIGQTADVRWWKQFNDPVLESFIAEALVNNKSVRMAAASVEQAAAVLMQVRSPLFPQIGYGGAATRQRATDSQAVLLPDNPYNTYQSLGSASWELDLWGRSRRLTESARADLLATEEGRRGVLLSLVAATANTYIQLLGLDDQLAISRRSLAAYGESVALFEKQFEYGQVSQMTVEQARTQYETAAATIPQIELQIVQTEHALCLLLGRNPGPVPRGKTMDEISLPAVPAGLPSDLLANRPDIRQAEQNLISLNARIGAARALYFPSISLTGNYGYASSDLSDLFEGPGRLWSYSGSLTGPLFAGGAIYGQVRQAEAARQAALYNYEQSVQNAFADVENALAAHRKTSEQILAQERLVRACREYARLAQLQYDGGYAPYSTVLQAQQQQFPAELKYAQSRASLLSSLVNIYKSMGGGWVTEADRMTAPAPVSP from the coding sequence ATGCGCCGATATCTTTTATATGGACTCTTGCTTTTTACCGTCCTGATGCCCGGGTGCATGATGGGGCCGGATTACCGCAAACCGCCCGTCGACGCGCCGGGCGCTTTCATCTATGGGGGAGAAGGGATCGGGCAGACCGCCGACGTGCGGTGGTGGAAACAGTTCAATGACCCGGTCCTGGAATCTTTCATCGCCGAAGCCCTGGTCAACAACAAATCCGTCCGGATGGCGGCGGCCAGTGTCGAACAGGCGGCGGCCGTCCTCATGCAGGTCCGCTCGCCCCTGTTTCCCCAGATCGGGTACGGCGGCGCCGCCACCCGTCAGCGGGCCACCGATTCCCAGGCCGTTCTGCTGCCGGACAATCCGTATAATACCTATCAGTCCCTGGGCAGCGCCAGCTGGGAACTGGACCTGTGGGGCCGTTCGCGGCGGCTGACCGAGTCGGCCAGGGCGGACCTGCTGGCCACCGAAGAAGGACGGCGGGGCGTCCTGCTCTCCCTGGTGGCCGCCACGGCCAACACCTATATCCAGCTGCTCGGCCTCGACGACCAGCTGGCCATTTCCAGAAGATCACTGGCCGCTTACGGCGAGTCGGTGGCGCTTTTTGAAAAGCAGTTTGAATACGGCCAGGTCTCCCAGATGACGGTGGAACAGGCCCGCACCCAATACGAAACCGCGGCCGCCACCATCCCCCAGATCGAGCTGCAGATCGTCCAGACCGAACACGCCCTCTGTCTCCTGCTGGGACGCAATCCCGGCCCGGTTCCCCGGGGCAAGACCATGGACGAGATCAGTCTGCCGGCCGTTCCCGCCGGGCTTCCCTCGGACCTGCTGGCCAACCGGCCGGACATCCGCCAGGCCGAGCAGAACCTGATTTCGTTAAATGCCCGCATCGGCGCCGCCAGGGCCCTGTATTTCCCGTCCATCTCGCTGACCGGCAATTACGGTTATGCCAGCTCGGACCTGTCGGACCTGTTTGAAGGCCCCGGCCGGCTCTGGAGCTATTCCGGGTCGCTGACCGGGCCGCTCTTTGCCGGCGGCGCCATTTACGGGCAGGTCAGGCAGGCTGAAGCCGCCCGCCAGGCCGCCTTGTACAACTACGAGCAGTCCGTTCAAAACGCTTTTGCCGACGTGGAAAACGCCCTGGCGGCCCACCGCAAGACCTCCGAGCAGATCCTTGCCCAGGAACGCCTGGTCAGGGCCTGCCGGGAATACGCCCGCCTGGCCCAGCTCCAGTATGACGGCGGCTACGCGCCGTATTCCACCGTTCTCCAGGCCCAGCAGCAGCAGTTCCCCGCCGAGCTCAAATACGCCCAGTCCCGGGCTTCGCTGCTGTCTTCCCTGGTGAACATTTACAAGTCCATGGGCGGCGGATGGGTCACCGAGGCGGACCGCATGACCGCACCTGCCCCGGTTTCCCCTTGA
- a CDS encoding multidrug efflux RND transporter permease subunit — MFSRFFIERPIFATVISLIICLAGLVALKSLPVEQYPPITPVQVTVSATYPGADSRTLAESVAAPIEAQINGVDNMIYMSSSSSSSGQLTLTVYFSLDTNPDIAQVQVQNRVNLALPQLPAAVTQLGVSVQKKASSIMMMIAVIAEGGRYSSEYIANFANVYVLDALKRVPGAGQAQIMGVPDQAMRIWMDPDRMASLGITTSDIQQAVARQNALYGAGQIGQQPNAGPVQLTFPVVTQGPFTSPAEYENIILRASQDGSAIVRLKDVARAEVGLRQYIIEGRLNGTPATFIAIYQQAGANGLEVSAAVRKTLADMKARFPAGIDYVISLDTNDFVRLSIAEVKDTLVEAIVLVVLVVFLFLQSFRTTIICITAILVSLVSTFTGMLALGFSINLLTLFGLVLAIGMVVDDAIVVVENVERNMTLHHLSPKDATIRAMSEISSSLVAVVLVMASVFLPAAFLPGTTGQLYKQFAITIVISVAVSGFVALTLTPAMCGVLLKHTAPPTRGFFAWFNRQVDAVTRGFGHAVMFVIKRVGVSFGVLAVLIWLIIHLFSVLPTSFVPNEDQGYVMSAVIMPDAASMERTRDVTGRVDKILAEIPGVDNRTQLAGYSVLDSGFKTNAGAFFVTLKPFEERYASVKQAKAENAKAVLLGLKSRAADIREARVIPIPPPSIPGIGTTGGFEFWIQDTAAGDPARLESLTREFIARASGRPELTGLSSTFRASARQLFVDVDRDKANLLGVPVQDVYNAIQAQFGSLTVSQYNEFSRVWWVVLQSDPRFRQNPDDLTRLYTRSSQGNMVPLSAVVTTRWVSGPDMLTHFNGFPAAKVNGNAAAGYSSGQAITAMESVAAELLPAGYTFAWSGLAFEEKKAGGTSAVAFIFGLIIVFLVLSAQYESWTLPGTVMMAVPFGVLGALTANWLRGLENDVYFQIGLLVLIGLGAKNAILRVSFAVELRKQGRSIIEATIEAGEQRLRPIIMTSLAFAFGVLPLAIAMGAGANARHSIGTGIIGGMIGETTLAMLYVPLLFYLFDRMREYFEARKNKAAAGGTGHTGHDAHGGDAAGNQEAV, encoded by the coding sequence ATGTTTTCCCGGTTTTTCATTGAACGGCCGATTTTCGCCACCGTCATATCGCTGATCATCTGCCTGGCGGGACTGGTGGCTCTCAAGTCCCTGCCGGTGGAGCAGTATCCGCCCATTACGCCGGTCCAGGTGACGGTTTCCGCCACTTATCCCGGGGCCGACTCCCGGACCCTGGCCGAGTCCGTGGCCGCGCCCATAGAAGCCCAGATCAACGGGGTCGACAACATGATTTACATGTCGTCGTCCTCATCGTCCAGCGGCCAGCTGACCCTGACCGTGTACTTTTCCCTGGACACCAACCCCGACATCGCCCAGGTCCAGGTCCAGAACCGGGTCAACCTGGCCCTGCCGCAGCTGCCCGCGGCCGTGACCCAGCTGGGCGTCTCCGTCCAGAAGAAGGCCTCGTCCATCATGATGATGATCGCCGTCATCGCCGAGGGCGGCCGTTACAGCAGCGAATATATCGCCAACTTCGCCAACGTCTATGTCCTGGACGCCCTCAAGCGGGTGCCGGGCGCCGGCCAGGCCCAGATCATGGGCGTTCCCGACCAGGCCATGCGCATCTGGATGGATCCCGACCGGATGGCCTCCCTGGGGATCACCACCAGCGACATCCAGCAGGCCGTGGCCAGGCAGAACGCGCTTTACGGGGCCGGCCAGATCGGCCAGCAGCCCAATGCCGGACCGGTGCAGCTGACCTTCCCGGTGGTCACCCAGGGGCCTTTCACTTCCCCGGCGGAATACGAGAACATTATCCTGCGGGCCAGCCAGGACGGCAGCGCCATCGTGCGGTTGAAGGACGTGGCCCGGGCCGAGGTGGGGCTGCGGCAGTATATCATCGAGGGCAGACTGAACGGGACCCCCGCCACCTTCATCGCCATTTACCAGCAGGCCGGCGCCAACGGGCTGGAGGTGTCGGCGGCGGTAAGAAAGACGCTGGCGGACATGAAGGCCCGCTTCCCGGCCGGCATCGATTACGTCATTTCCCTGGACACCAATGATTTCGTGCGCCTGTCCATCGCCGAAGTCAAGGATACGCTGGTGGAGGCCATCGTGCTGGTGGTGCTGGTGGTCTTCCTCTTTCTCCAGAGCTTCCGCACCACCATTATCTGCATCACCGCCATCCTCGTCTCCCTGGTCAGCACCTTCACCGGCATGCTCGCCCTGGGGTTCTCCATCAACCTGCTGACCCTCTTCGGCCTGGTGCTGGCCATCGGCATGGTGGTGGACGACGCCATCGTGGTGGTGGAAAACGTCGAGCGCAACATGACGCTGCACCATCTCTCACCGAAGGATGCCACCATCCGGGCCATGAGCGAGATATCCAGTTCCCTGGTGGCGGTGGTGCTGGTCATGGCCTCGGTCTTTCTGCCGGCGGCGTTCCTGCCCGGCACCACCGGCCAGCTCTACAAACAGTTCGCCATCACCATCGTCATTTCCGTGGCGGTGTCCGGGTTCGTGGCCCTGACCCTGACGCCGGCCATGTGCGGCGTCCTGCTGAAACACACGGCGCCGCCCACCCGGGGCTTCTTCGCCTGGTTCAACCGCCAGGTGGATGCCGTCACCCGGGGGTTCGGCCATGCCGTCATGTTCGTCATCAAGCGGGTGGGCGTGTCCTTCGGGGTCCTGGCCGTGCTGATCTGGCTGATCATCCACCTGTTTTCGGTCCTGCCGACCAGCTTCGTGCCCAACGAGGACCAGGGCTACGTCATGTCGGCCGTGATCATGCCGGACGCGGCCAGCATGGAGCGGACCAGGGACGTCACCGGGCGCGTCGACAAGATCCTGGCGGAGATCCCCGGGGTCGACAACCGCACCCAGCTGGCCGGCTACAGCGTTCTGGACAGCGGCTTTAAAACCAATGCCGGCGCCTTCTTTGTCACCCTCAAGCCTTTCGAGGAACGGTACGCCTCCGTCAAGCAGGCCAAGGCCGAAAATGCCAAGGCCGTTCTCCTGGGCCTGAAAAGCCGGGCTGCCGATATCAGGGAAGCCCGGGTCATTCCCATCCCGCCGCCATCCATTCCCGGCATCGGCACCACCGGCGGGTTCGAGTTCTGGATCCAGGACACGGCCGCCGGCGATCCGGCCCGGCTGGAATCCCTGACCCGGGAGTTCATCGCCAGGGCGTCCGGGCGGCCGGAACTGACGGGACTGAGCAGCACCTTTCGCGCCTCCGCCCGCCAGCTCTTCGTGGACGTGGATCGGGACAAGGCCAACCTGCTGGGGGTGCCCGTCCAGGATGTGTACAACGCCATTCAGGCCCAGTTCGGATCGCTTACGGTCAGCCAGTACAACGAGTTTTCGCGGGTCTGGTGGGTGGTGCTCCAATCCGATCCCCGCTTCCGTCAGAACCCGGACGACTTGACCCGCCTGTATACCCGGTCCAGCCAGGGGAACATGGTCCCTCTGTCGGCGGTGGTTACCACCCGCTGGGTTTCCGGTCCGGACATGCTGACCCATTTCAATGGGTTTCCGGCCGCCAAGGTCAACGGCAACGCCGCGGCCGGGTACAGCTCGGGCCAGGCCATCACCGCCATGGAATCCGTGGCCGCCGAACTCCTTCCCGCCGGGTACACCTTCGCCTGGTCGGGACTGGCCTTTGAGGAAAAGAAGGCCGGCGGCACCTCGGCCGTGGCGTTTATCTTCGGCCTCATCATCGTCTTCCTGGTCCTGTCGGCCCAGTATGAATCCTGGACCCTGCCCGGGACGGTCATGATGGCGGTGCCCTTCGGCGTTCTCGGGGCCCTGACGGCCAACTGGCTGCGCGGGCTCGAAAACGACGTCTATTTCCAGATCGGTTTGCTGGTGCTCATCGGTCTGGGCGCCAAGAACGCCATCCTGCGGGTCTCCTTTGCCGTGGAACTCCGCAAGCAGGGCCGGTCCATCATCGAGGCCACCATCGAGGCGGGCGAGCAGCGGCTCCGCCCCATTATCATGACGTCCCTGGCCTTCGCCTTCGGCGTGCTGCCCCTGGCCATCGCCATGGGCGCCGGTGCCAACGCCCGGCACTCCATCGGCACCGGCATCATCGGCGGCATGATCGGCGAAACCACCCTGGCCATGCTCTACGTGCCGCTGCTGTTCTATCTCTTTGACCGCATGCGCGAATATTTCGAGGCCAGGAAAAACAAGGCGGCCGCCGGCGGGACAGGCCACACCGGCCATGATGCCCATGGGGGCGACGCGGCCGGGAACCAGGAGGCAGTCTGA
- a CDS encoding efflux RND transporter periplasmic adaptor subunit, producing the protein MKKNLHKIKASGFGLMLILFLGAIVFLAGCKKDQTPSAQPPPEVVVMKVEPRDVPVAGEYVAQTQSSHMVNIQARVSGFLDKRLYTEGAVVREGQVLFKMDDRPFKAQVAQARAALSKQEAALETARLNLNRIKPLVEQKALSQKDLDDATGQYQSAAAAVEQARAQVDAEELNLSYTTITSPVTGASSSAKQADGTYINQQNSLLTTVEVLSPMWVNFSISENQMQKLRDQIAAGLLVPPPDKSYEIEVVLVDGSVFPHKGRITFAEPSYNPQTGTFLVRASVDNPDGVLRPNQYVRARIKGAIRPKAILVPQRAVQQDARGQFVWTIGADNKAEKRPVAVGEWHEDQWFVIEGLNPDDQVVVDGGLVLQPGMQVTVKSQG; encoded by the coding sequence ATGAAAAAAAACCTGCATAAAATCAAAGCATCAGGCTTCGGGCTGATGTTAATCCTTTTTCTCGGCGCAATCGTTTTCCTGGCCGGATGCAAAAAAGACCAAACGCCTTCGGCCCAGCCCCCGCCGGAAGTCGTGGTAATGAAAGTGGAGCCCCGGGATGTGCCGGTGGCCGGCGAGTACGTGGCCCAGACCCAGAGTTCCCACATGGTCAATATCCAGGCCCGGGTCAGCGGATTTCTTGACAAGCGCCTCTATACCGAGGGCGCGGTGGTCAGGGAGGGCCAGGTGCTTTTTAAGATGGACGACAGGCCCTTCAAGGCCCAGGTGGCCCAGGCCAGGGCCGCCCTGTCCAAGCAGGAGGCGGCCCTGGAAACGGCCCGTCTCAATCTCAACCGCATCAAGCCCCTGGTCGAACAGAAGGCGTTGTCCCAGAAGGATCTGGACGACGCCACCGGACAGTATCAGTCGGCGGCCGCGGCCGTGGAGCAGGCCCGGGCCCAGGTGGACGCCGAGGAGTTGAACCTGTCCTACACCACCATCACCTCGCCGGTGACCGGCGCCAGCAGCTCGGCCAAACAGGCGGACGGCACCTATATCAACCAGCAGAACAGCCTGCTGACCACGGTGGAGGTGCTCTCGCCCATGTGGGTGAATTTCAGCATTTCGGAAAACCAGATGCAGAAGCTGCGCGACCAGATCGCCGCCGGCCTGCTGGTCCCCCCGCCGGACAAGAGCTATGAGATCGAGGTCGTCCTGGTGGACGGATCGGTTTTTCCGCACAAGGGCCGGATCACCTTCGCCGAGCCCTCGTACAACCCCCAGACCGGCACGTTCCTGGTCCGGGCCAGCGTGGACAATCCCGACGGCGTGCTGCGGCCGAACCAGTATGTCCGCGCCCGCATCAAAGGGGCCATCCGGCCCAAGGCCATCCTGGTGCCCCAGCGCGCGGTGCAGCAGGATGCCAGGGGCCAGTTCGTGTGGACCATCGGCGCGGACAACAAGGCCGAAAAACGGCCGGTGGCGGTCGGCGAGTGGCATGAAGACCAGTGGTTTGTCATCGAAGGCCTTAACCCGGACGATCAGGTGGTGGTGGACGGCGGTCTGGTGCTTCAGCCCGGCATGCAAGTGACCGTTAAATCCCAGGGGTGA
- a CDS encoding LemA family protein → MLSGLMIILLVVLLFAALGGVGYVVSLFNSLVQVKNNIGKAWHNIDVLLLQRNEEIPQLIDLARAYGKYEAGLLEEITRLRLSYAKVKHTGEKTTIENELSAQLRQLRQTAEQYPDIKADILYRSVQERVSALEEMIADRRIFFNDTVTIYNIQREQFPQRIFARLLGFERHPLLDMPGDKRTG, encoded by the coding sequence ATGCTGTCAGGACTCATGATCATCCTGTTGGTTGTGCTTCTGTTCGCGGCCCTGGGCGGCGTCGGCTATGTGGTCAGCCTCTTCAACAGCCTGGTCCAGGTGAAGAACAACATCGGCAAGGCCTGGCATAATATCGACGTACTCCTGCTCCAGCGCAACGAGGAAATCCCCCAACTGATCGATCTGGCCCGGGCTTACGGCAAATATGAGGCCGGCCTGCTGGAAGAGATCACGCGCCTCCGCCTGAGTTACGCCAAGGTAAAGCATACCGGCGAAAAGACCACGATCGAGAACGAACTGTCGGCGCAGTTGCGACAGTTGCGGCAAACGGCCGAGCAATACCCGGACATCAAGGCGGACATTCTTTACCGGAGTGTTCAGGAACGCGTCTCCGCCCTGGAGGAGATGATCGCCGACCGCCGGATTTTCTTCAACGACACGGTCACGATCTACAATATCCAGCGGGAACAGTTTCCCCAGCGGATTTTCGCCCGGCTGCTGGGGTTTGAACGCCATCCGCTCCTGGACATGCCCGGGGATAAGAGAACAGGATAA
- a CDS encoding LemA family protein yields the protein MSFIILLVVAGILLLGLTGVVIGLYNGLITVRNNVQKAWNNIDVVLQQRHDEIPKLIDTCKAYMKHERDLLSKLTELRTGYAMAREIEDKIKAENEMGKLLGKLSTVWEQYPDLKASHNFIQIQERVSGIESKIADFREAYNDAVNIYNIQIERFPDLIMAKIMTLKRHSFLDVPEEKRQDARMDFGK from the coding sequence ATGAGTTTCATCATTCTTCTGGTTGTCGCCGGCATTCTGCTGCTGGGTCTGACGGGGGTCGTCATCGGCCTTTACAACGGCCTGATCACGGTCCGCAACAACGTGCAGAAGGCCTGGAACAACATCGACGTGGTGCTGCAGCAGCGCCACGATGAAATTCCAAAGCTTATCGATACCTGCAAGGCCTACATGAAACACGAAAGAGATTTGCTCAGCAAACTGACCGAACTGCGGACCGGATACGCCATGGCCAGGGAAATCGAGGATAAAATCAAGGCCGAAAACGAGATGGGCAAGCTGCTCGGGAAGCTGTCCACGGTCTGGGAGCAGTACCCGGATCTCAAGGCCAGCCATAACTTCATCCAGATCCAGGAGCGCGTCTCGGGCATCGAATCGAAAATCGCGGACTTTCGTGAAGCCTACAACGACGCCGTCAATATCTACAACATCCAGATCGAGCGTTTCCCCGACCTGATCATGGCGAAAATCATGACCCTGAAACGCCACTCGTTCCTCGATGTGCCGGAAGAGAAACGGCAGGATGCCAGAATGGATTTTGGAAAATAG